One window of the Rhodococcus sovatensis genome contains the following:
- a CDS encoding nucleobase:cation symporter-2 family protein yields the protein MKLTKRASSHHDPARPEDERLSIGRSYVYGLQHILTMYGGVIAPPLIVGGAAGLTGTEIAILVSAALFVSGAATMLQTLGLPYVGAKLPLVQGISFASVSTMVAIASGPGGLNSVFGAIIAAGAIGILITPFFSKIVRFFPPVVTGTIITVIGISLLPVAVRWAMGGDQEATDWGSMSNIGLAGFSLGVVLLVSRLVQGTLSRLSILIGIVAGTVFAFTIGKADFSDVGDGSVFAIPEPFAFGAPVFQIGAIVSMVVVILVIMTETTADILAVGEIVGTEVDAKRVGDGLRADMIATTVAPVFGTFPASAFAQNVGLVAVTGIKSRYVVAAGGSVLLFLGLFPILGRVVAAVPLPVLGGAGIVLFGSVAASGIRTLSKVSFDGNLNLVIVAVAIGFGVIPIAVPGFYAAFPEWVHVIFDSGISAASIVAVLLNIFFNVFTRGQKTSPSVVTAAPPVATKHHSG from the coding sequence GTGAAGCTGACGAAGCGCGCAAGCTCGCATCATGACCCCGCCCGTCCCGAGGACGAGCGGTTGTCGATCGGAAGGTCGTACGTCTATGGACTGCAACATATCCTGACGATGTACGGCGGCGTGATCGCACCACCACTGATCGTCGGCGGTGCGGCAGGCCTGACTGGAACCGAGATTGCCATCCTGGTCTCCGCAGCCCTGTTCGTCAGCGGAGCGGCAACGATGCTCCAAACTCTAGGACTACCCTACGTCGGTGCCAAACTGCCGCTTGTGCAGGGAATTTCGTTCGCCTCGGTGTCGACGATGGTCGCCATCGCCAGTGGCCCGGGTGGGCTGAACTCGGTCTTCGGCGCCATCATCGCCGCAGGCGCGATCGGTATTCTGATCACCCCGTTCTTCAGCAAAATCGTTCGGTTCTTTCCCCCTGTCGTCACCGGGACGATCATCACGGTCATCGGCATCTCCCTTCTTCCTGTCGCCGTGCGGTGGGCGATGGGCGGGGATCAGGAAGCGACGGACTGGGGGTCGATGTCGAACATCGGGCTCGCCGGGTTCAGTCTCGGCGTCGTATTGCTGGTCAGTCGGCTCGTGCAAGGCACACTCTCACGCCTGTCGATTCTGATCGGCATCGTCGCGGGGACCGTGTTCGCGTTCACGATCGGCAAGGCCGACTTCTCCGATGTCGGTGACGGCAGCGTTTTCGCCATTCCCGAGCCGTTCGCATTCGGCGCGCCCGTCTTTCAGATCGGCGCGATCGTCTCCATGGTCGTCGTCATCCTCGTGATCATGACCGAGACGACCGCCGACATCCTCGCGGTCGGTGAGATCGTCGGCACCGAGGTCGACGCCAAACGTGTGGGCGACGGGCTGCGTGCCGACATGATCGCCACGACTGTCGCTCCCGTCTTCGGAACCTTCCCAGCCAGCGCGTTCGCGCAGAACGTAGGTCTCGTCGCAGTCACCGGCATCAAGAGTCGTTACGTCGTGGCAGCGGGTGGATCGGTGCTGCTGTTCCTCGGGCTGTTCCCGATCTTGGGTCGGGTCGTGGCGGCAGTACCACTGCCGGTGCTCGGCGGAGCGGGCATCGTCTTGTTCGGATCGGTGGCGGCCAGCGGCATCAGGACGCTGTCGAAGGTGAGCTTCGATGGGAACCTGAACCTGGTGATCGTCGCTGTCGCAATCGGATTCGGCGTGATTCCGATTGCCGTGCCGGGCTTCTACGCGGCGTTTCCCGAGTGGGTGCACGTGATCTTCGATTCCGGTATCAGCGCGGCCAGTATCGTGGCGGTGTTGCTCAACATCTTCTTCAATGTCTTCACGCGAGGGCAGAAAACGTCCCCGTCCGTGGTGACCGCTGCACCCCCCGTCGCCACCAAGCATCACTCGGGCTGA
- a CDS encoding IclR family transcriptional regulator translates to MAASGGVQSVERAFELLDIMASSGGSIGISELADAADLPMPTVHRLIGTLVSLGYVRRLATRRYALGTKLIGLGDSATKLIGGWAKPYLAELVRQTHETSNMAFLEDDMAVYVAQVPSEHAMRMFNEVGQRVLPHSTGVGKALLAQLDDDEVRALVSRTGMTPRTVNTLSTLDALLADLELVRTRGYAIDDGEQEIGVRCFAVPVVGAPTLTAMSIAGPTARVTLESAEQFVPLLLSAAERLSKDLSSDLQPR, encoded by the coding sequence GTGGCAGCGAGCGGCGGCGTGCAATCGGTCGAGCGGGCTTTCGAATTGCTCGACATCATGGCGTCCTCGGGCGGCTCGATCGGAATCAGTGAGCTCGCGGACGCGGCCGATCTGCCCATGCCGACCGTGCACCGATTGATCGGAACTCTGGTGTCGCTCGGATACGTGCGCAGGCTGGCCACTCGACGGTATGCGCTGGGAACGAAACTGATCGGCCTCGGCGACAGTGCCACCAAACTGATCGGCGGGTGGGCGAAACCGTATCTTGCAGAATTGGTTCGGCAGACCCACGAGACGTCGAACATGGCGTTCCTCGAGGACGACATGGCCGTGTACGTTGCCCAGGTTCCCTCCGAGCACGCCATGCGGATGTTCAACGAGGTGGGTCAGCGTGTCCTGCCGCATTCGACCGGCGTCGGCAAGGCTCTGCTGGCGCAACTGGACGACGACGAAGTGCGCGCTCTGGTGTCGCGGACCGGAATGACGCCACGGACCGTCAACACGCTGAGCACGCTCGATGCGCTCCTGGCCGATCTCGAACTGGTTCGCACTCGTGGGTATGCCATCGACGACGGAGAACAGGAAATCGGCGTTCGGTGTTTCGCGGTGCCAGTGGTCGGCGCACCCACCCTGACTGCCATGTCCATTGCAGGCCCCACCGCACGGGTGACTCTCGAATCCGCCGAACAGTTCGTGCCGCTACTTCTCTCCGCTGCAGAACGGCTGTCGAAGGACCTTTCCAGCGATTTACAGCCCAGATGA
- a CDS encoding SDR family oxidoreductase yields the protein MPTLSNKVVLITGAARGIGAETARALAAKGSKLVLTDVDEAPLRELGLELGDSAVTVVADVRDLTAMEAAVDEGIVKFGGIDLVLANAGISSYGSVLQVDPETFARVLDINILGVFNTVRATLPSLIERNGYILVVSSLAAFAPCPGLAAYNASKAGVEQFANALRLEVAHQGVDVGSAHMAWIDTPLVRDAKEDLGAFREMLDVMPGPFGQTMTVDKCVDAFVDGLEGRKRKVYVPRWVAFAGHFRSVLNSAVADRALLKHVPRLLPKMDAEVAALGRSTSKRNIAR from the coding sequence GTGCCCACACTCTCGAACAAGGTCGTGCTCATCACCGGTGCCGCACGCGGAATCGGAGCCGAGACCGCCCGCGCGCTGGCTGCCAAGGGCAGCAAGCTGGTGCTTACCGACGTGGACGAGGCACCGCTCCGTGAATTGGGACTCGAACTCGGCGACTCCGCCGTGACCGTCGTCGCTGACGTTCGTGATCTGACGGCCATGGAGGCCGCGGTCGACGAGGGAATCGTGAAGTTCGGGGGCATCGACCTCGTGTTGGCCAACGCAGGAATCTCCAGCTACGGCTCCGTGCTGCAGGTGGACCCAGAGACATTCGCGCGAGTGCTCGACATCAACATCCTCGGAGTGTTCAACACGGTCCGCGCGACACTGCCGTCGCTGATCGAACGCAACGGCTACATCCTCGTCGTGTCCTCGCTCGCAGCCTTCGCGCCGTGTCCGGGGCTCGCGGCGTACAACGCAAGCAAAGCCGGGGTCGAGCAGTTCGCCAACGCGCTTCGTCTCGAGGTCGCGCACCAGGGTGTCGACGTGGGATCGGCTCACATGGCCTGGATCGACACCCCGCTCGTGCGGGACGCCAAGGAAGACCTCGGAGCATTCCGCGAGATGCTCGACGTGATGCCAGGACCGTTCGGGCAGACGATGACCGTAGACAAATGCGTCGACGCCTTCGTCGACGGGTTGGAAGGTCGCAAGCGCAAGGTGTACGTGCCCAGATGGGTGGCGTTCGCAGGCCACTTCCGGTCGGTTCTCAATTCGGCCGTCGCCGACCGCGCGCTGCTGAAGCACGTGCCACGGTTGCTTCCGAAGATGGACGCCGAGGTGGCCGCACTCGGCCGTTCCACGAGCAAGCGAAACATTGCACGTTGA
- a CDS encoding NAD(P)/FAD-dependent oxidoreductase, protein MTTTSHSEARNEADIATVDVLIVGAGLSGIGAAHHLQSKLPGKTYAILESRGAIGGTWDLFRYPGIRSDSDMYTLGYNFRPWTGDKSIADGASIREYIEDTAREGGIDSHIKFHHKVVAAEWSTAEAKWTVTALRSDTGATVQLRASFLMCCSGYYDYDKGFTPEFAGIENYRGTVVHPQQWPEDLDYVGKKVVVIGSGATAITLAPNLAREASHVTLLQRSPSYIMSLPSKDPIALALRKLLPSRAAYSVTRVKNAVIAIGMYVLCQRYPKFMKKRIRKLQEGWLPAGYDLDTHFTPKYNPWDQRLCLVPDNDLFRSIRRDEVELVTDHIDHFTETGIALKSGKQLDADVVVTATGLNLVAFGHVNLKVDGREVELTDTMSYKGMMLTGIPNFAFVVGYTNASWTLKADLVCDYVVRLLEHMDENGFREVRLQRDASVGEEPFLDFAAGYVLRSVDSFPKQGSVAPWRLRMNYFRDLPALRFGKLVDENMSLR, encoded by the coding sequence ATGACAACGACATCCCATTCCGAAGCGCGGAACGAAGCCGACATCGCAACGGTCGACGTCCTGATCGTCGGTGCCGGGCTGTCCGGTATCGGCGCAGCCCATCACCTGCAGTCGAAACTGCCCGGCAAGACCTACGCCATTCTGGAGAGCCGCGGCGCGATCGGCGGCACGTGGGACCTGTTCCGCTATCCAGGAATCCGCTCGGACTCCGACATGTACACCCTCGGATACAACTTTCGGCCGTGGACCGGTGACAAATCGATCGCCGACGGTGCATCGATCCGGGAGTACATCGAAGACACCGCCCGCGAGGGTGGGATCGACAGTCACATCAAGTTTCACCACAAGGTCGTCGCTGCGGAATGGTCCACGGCGGAAGCCAAGTGGACCGTCACGGCACTGCGGTCGGACACCGGCGCCACCGTGCAATTGAGGGCGTCGTTCCTCATGTGCTGCAGCGGCTACTACGACTACGACAAGGGCTTCACCCCCGAGTTCGCCGGTATCGAAAACTATCGTGGGACCGTCGTTCATCCCCAGCAGTGGCCGGAGGACCTGGACTACGTAGGCAAGAAGGTCGTCGTGATCGGCAGCGGGGCAACGGCGATCACGCTGGCCCCAAACCTCGCTCGTGAGGCGTCGCATGTCACGCTCCTGCAGCGTTCGCCGAGCTACATCATGTCGCTGCCGTCGAAGGATCCCATCGCACTTGCCCTCCGCAAGTTGCTGCCTTCTCGTGCCGCGTACAGCGTTACTCGCGTCAAGAACGCGGTCATCGCCATCGGCATGTACGTTCTCTGCCAGCGCTATCCGAAGTTCATGAAGAAGCGCATTCGCAAGCTTCAGGAAGGGTGGCTCCCCGCGGGTTACGACCTGGACACGCACTTCACCCCGAAGTACAACCCGTGGGATCAGCGGTTGTGCCTGGTGCCGGACAACGACCTCTTTCGATCGATCCGACGGGACGAGGTCGAACTCGTCACCGACCATATCGACCACTTCACCGAGACCGGTATCGCGTTGAAGTCGGGGAAGCAACTCGACGCAGACGTCGTCGTCACTGCAACGGGACTGAACCTGGTCGCGTTCGGACACGTGAACCTGAAGGTCGACGGGCGGGAGGTCGAGCTCACCGACACCATGTCGTACAAGGGCATGATGTTGACCGGCATCCCCAACTTCGCCTTCGTCGTTGGGTACACCAATGCATCGTGGACGCTCAAAGCCGATCTCGTCTGCGATTACGTCGTTCGACTCCTCGAACACATGGACGAGAACGGCTTCCGTGAAGTGCGACTCCAACGCGACGCGTCGGTGGGGGAGGAGCCCTTCCTCGACTTTGCGGCCGGGTACGTGCTCAGGTCTGTCGATTCGTTCCCCAAGCAAGGTTCAGTGGCACCGTGGCGGCTACGGATGAACTACTTCCGTGACTTGCCCGCGTTGCGGTTCGGCAAGCTTGTCGACGAGAACATGAGCTTGCGGTGA
- a CDS encoding L,D-transpeptidase, translating into MRISRGVVLAAVVTVAATVALSGCTSSTDSTTAAAPIDSNPIAELLKPKLSSTVADGAVGFSPADPVTVTVADGKLANVTMLNPEGVPVAGTIAPDGMSWTNTEPLGYNRQYRVQADAYGLGGSSSTVSSFTTSQPGNFTKPYVLPYEGDVVGIGQPVAVQFDETITDKVAAQNAIQVTTTPAVEGAFYWVNDREVRWRPQNYWASGTRVEVAVNVYGRDLGGGIFGQENATTSFTIGDAVVATADDNTKQVTFSVNGQDVITMPTSMGKDSTPTDNGVYIIGDRFEHLVMDSSTYGVPVNSASGYRTPVDWATRMSYSGIFFHSAPWSVGQQGYSNASHGCLNLSPSNAKWVYDNTKRGDIVVVKNTVGGTLSGTDGLGDWNIPWEEWKAGNATSV; encoded by the coding sequence ATGAGGATCTCGCGCGGAGTCGTTTTGGCCGCGGTGGTGACGGTGGCGGCAACAGTCGCCCTTTCCGGTTGCACGTCGTCTACGGATAGCACAACCGCTGCTGCACCCATCGACTCGAACCCGATCGCCGAACTCCTCAAGCCGAAGCTGTCCTCGACCGTTGCCGATGGTGCCGTGGGATTCTCACCTGCTGATCCAGTGACCGTCACAGTTGCCGACGGCAAGTTGGCGAACGTGACGATGCTGAACCCGGAGGGTGTCCCGGTAGCCGGAACAATCGCGCCCGACGGCATGAGCTGGACCAACACCGAACCGCTCGGGTACAACCGGCAGTACCGAGTGCAGGCCGACGCCTATGGTCTCGGCGGATCGAGTAGTACCGTCAGCAGCTTCACCACCAGCCAGCCGGGCAACTTCACCAAGCCGTACGTATTGCCGTACGAGGGCGACGTCGTCGGAATCGGCCAGCCGGTTGCAGTTCAATTCGACGAGACGATCACCGACAAGGTCGCGGCACAGAACGCGATTCAGGTGACCACCACACCCGCCGTCGAAGGCGCGTTCTACTGGGTCAACGACCGCGAGGTTCGGTGGCGCCCGCAGAATTACTGGGCGTCGGGCACGCGCGTGGAGGTCGCAGTCAACGTCTACGGCCGCGATCTCGGTGGCGGCATCTTCGGCCAGGAGAATGCGACGACGTCGTTCACAATCGGCGACGCTGTAGTCGCCACCGCCGACGACAACACCAAACAGGTCACTTTCAGTGTCAACGGACAAGATGTCATCACCATGCCGACGTCGATGGGTAAAGACAGCACGCCGACCGACAACGGTGTCTACATCATCGGAGACCGCTTCGAGCACCTCGTGATGGATTCGTCGACGTACGGCGTGCCAGTGAACTCGGCAAGCGGATATCGCACACCCGTCGACTGGGCCACCCGGATGTCCTACAGCGGTATCTTCTTCCATTCGGCGCCGTGGTCGGTCGGGCAGCAGGGCTACTCGAACGCGAGCCACGGTTGCCTCAATCTCAGCCCGTCGAACGCGAAGTGGGTCTACGACAACACCAAGCGCGGTGACATCGTCGTGGTGAAGAACACCGTGGGCGGCACCCTGTCCGGTACCGATGGGCTCGGCGACTGGAACATTCCGTGGGAGGAATGGAAAGCAGGCAACGCCACCTCGGTGTAG
- a CDS encoding M23 family metallopeptidase: MGRRVHRVIAGSVLSAALCIGATGLINPAVAAAQPTIDLPEVPIPQPDAQQRSAILAAVLDATGALISEVAGVILDSDFGPAPSEDTAADEPEITAAPPAVGLGGSILPLPARSYEITSGYGGRNNPTGNGGQFHQGVDFAAPSGTPIYAVTGGTVEQAGDAGDGYGNLVRIKSGNTVTYYGHQSSIGVDVGDTVAAGDQIGTVGSTGNSTGPHLHFEVRSNGSSIEPVAYLKTLGIDPARYAKDDNR; encoded by the coding sequence GTGGGTCGAAGAGTTCACAGGGTTATTGCGGGTTCGGTGTTGTCGGCGGCGTTGTGCATCGGTGCCACGGGTCTGATCAACCCGGCTGTTGCAGCAGCGCAGCCGACCATCGACCTGCCCGAGGTCCCGATTCCGCAGCCTGACGCGCAGCAGCGGTCAGCAATCCTCGCCGCCGTCCTGGACGCCACGGGCGCACTCATCAGCGAAGTCGCCGGCGTCATTCTCGATTCCGACTTCGGCCCCGCGCCGAGCGAGGACACCGCCGCGGACGAGCCGGAGATCACGGCCGCTCCTCCAGCAGTCGGACTCGGCGGGTCAATTCTTCCGCTACCGGCGCGCAGCTACGAGATCACATCCGGATACGGCGGCCGCAACAACCCCACCGGCAACGGCGGCCAGTTCCACCAGGGCGTCGACTTCGCTGCACCGTCGGGAACTCCGATCTACGCCGTCACCGGAGGAACCGTCGAGCAGGCAGGCGACGCAGGCGACGGCTACGGCAATCTCGTGCGCATCAAGAGCGGCAACACGGTGACGTACTACGGTCATCAGTCGAGCATCGGTGTCGACGTCGGCGACACGGTCGCAGCGGGAGACCAGATCGGAACTGTCGGCAGCACCGGCAACTCGACGGGACCACATCTCCACTTCGAAGTAAGGAGCAACGGCTCCAGCATCGAACCCGTCGCCTATCTGAAGACACTCGGGATCGATCCCGCACGGTACGCGAAGGACGACAACCGCTAG
- the orn gene encoding oligoribonuclease, producing MQDKLVWIDCEMTGLDLSKDKLIEIAALVTDSELEILGEGVDIVIHADDDALAGMPDVVKKMHAKSGLTEEVRASTVSLEEAQQQVLAYIREHVPVAGTVPLAGNSIATDRGFISRDMVELDTYLHYRMIDVSSIKELSRRWYPRIYFGQPAKGLAHRALADIKESIKELQYYRQTVFVAPPGPSTSEIAAVVEGLDTPT from the coding sequence GTGCAGGACAAACTTGTGTGGATAGATTGCGAAATGACCGGCTTGGATTTGTCGAAGGACAAACTCATCGAAATCGCGGCGCTCGTCACCGACAGCGAGCTCGAAATCCTCGGTGAGGGCGTGGACATCGTCATTCATGCCGACGACGACGCCCTCGCCGGAATGCCCGACGTCGTGAAGAAGATGCATGCCAAGTCCGGATTGACCGAGGAGGTGCGCGCATCCACGGTGAGCTTGGAAGAAGCTCAGCAGCAGGTACTGGCGTATATCCGTGAGCACGTGCCGGTTGCAGGGACCGTTCCGCTTGCAGGCAACTCGATCGCCACCGATCGCGGTTTCATCTCACGCGACATGGTCGAGCTGGACACCTACCTGCACTACCGCATGATCGACGTCAGCTCGATCAAGGAGCTCTCACGTCGGTGGTACCCGAGGATCTACTTCGGTCAGCCGGCGAAGGGGCTCGCACACCGCGCACTGGCCGACATCAAGGAGTCGATCAAGGAGCTGCAGTACTACCGCCAGACCGTCTTCGTGGCCCCTCCAGGCCCGTCGACCAGCGAGATTGCCGCCGTCGTCGAAGGTCTCGACACGCCAACCTGA